The DNA sequence GGCAAAACCGGTAGCCCGTTCATTCATCACGGTAGCCCGGGGCAGCAGGGGAACAGTCAGTTCGAATTGCTTGGCCAGACGCTGGACGAATTCCAGCGGACTGATGCGTTCGCCACCAGCCACATGGAATGTACCTGTCAGACGTTCCTGGTAAGCGTGTTCGATAATCGCGGCCAGGTCGGTGGCCAGCAGAGGAGTGCCGTGCCGATAGCAGTCGAGGTCGGAATAACTTCCGTCCTGCAGAGACTGTACCAGCTGCTCAACCTGTCCTGTACCGTAGGCGGCGGGAGTCCAGCCGAATACGTTTGTGCGGATAATCAATGTATTGTTGCAGAGACTGACTTCACGTTCGATGGCCCGTACCAGTTCGGCTTCGGGGCTTTCGCACATGCCCTGGCAGTCCTCTTCGTGGAACATCCAGGGGCCGGTGAAGACGGCGTCTGACGAGATATGTGTGAATCGGGCGGAGTGCAGTTCCGCGGCACTGACCCAGTTACGTGCTGCCAGCACGGGGTCTTTGGTGGAAAACTTCGCAGGGTCAACCGACCAGGAAGAATTCGCTGCGACTCCACAATAGACAACCCAGTCGGGACGAACCACGGACATCCAGTGCTGTGTCGTTTCGACATCATCTTCCTGGTAAGTGTGTGTTTCGCATCCCTGCAGGGAAACTGGTGTAGCTGAAGTTAATCCGACAACCCGATATCGACTGGATAAGCAGGTTGCTATATTTGCTCCGGCAACCGTATCAAGTCCAATAACCAGAACTGTTTCCACGCCGCGCCTCCATGCTTAGACGTTGTTGTATTTCTGTCAGTAAACTCTAAATCATATCTGCTTTTCAATTTCAAATCTCTCTCAACTCATTGAGAGGGACCCATCATATAGATGATGGTGAAACTCAAAAGTCCGTCTCGCCCGTCAATCCATTTGACTCGCGAGAGGCGGATTATAGAGGGCACTCCCGATTTTCACCAACCCCAATTTGAGAGAGAATTTTTGCGACCGAATTCTCCCCTGATCAGCCCGGGGCAGAATGCGACTTGCATCAATCATTGCTGAATCATTTCCTTATCAGGAGCCGTCTGTTCCCGCTCTGAAATGACCTGAATTCAGTGGGTCTTATATGAGAAAACGAAAATATTTTTTTAAAAAGGATCTGAAATCAGAAAAAAGATTAAAGGTTTTTGGTTTGAGCGCTTTCTTTCGTATTGACCTCATTTTCAAAAAGCAATATCTTCCCGCCTCACATTCGTGATCACTGCGCCTGGTTCACAGGTTGATCACACACCTCCCACACTGATTCCCATCAATCGATTTCAGATTGCACTTCGTTTTTGTCAAAGTCGTGTTTCATTCACTCTCAAAATGAAACGCAGCGCGACACCATATTCGTTCTTACATATAAAGACTGTTTAATCATGTCTGTTTCGCGTCAACTACCGGATTACCCGATATTGCTGTCAGGAGTAGCTGCTCCTGTCGTGAAGGGTTTGCGCGAAATGGGACTGCCTGTCACAGAGCTGCATGATGACCTGGCCCAACTCTCAGGCTATCAGTCATCCAGCTGGAATCTGTTGCTGGTGGGGTCACAAAAAGCTTTCAACGTCCGAGATCGACAGTTGCTCTCTCACTGTCGGATTCCGTTGATTGACCTCGCGGAATTCACCAGTAAACAGGCGCAGGCACGCACCCGGGACGAAATGCATCAGAAATCGTCACACGGAATCGAACAATTCAATGCTGCATTTGTCATCCGACTCAAAGACCGGTTACAACAGACCGGCGGCGTCTGGATCCGACTCAGCGATTATCCATATCCCTTCCAGGGAGTCATCTGCTACGGTGAATCCGATCTGGGACGGGACTTCCTTGAATACACAAATGTGATGAGCCCCCTGCCGGTGACCCTCGATCACCTGCATCTGAATGCAGAAGCAGGCTGGTTGAACCGGGCGAACGAAGAATCGGCCCGCAAACTTCGCGTGGAACTGGTCAGCAGCTACCGTCAGGGACTGCCGGTCTCGCTGACCTCAATCGAATCGCAGAATCAACTCAAGACATTATTTGAAAACATCAATCTGGACCGCAAACAGATGCCGCTGGTCTGGGTGACTTCACTGACCACGTTTTTCCGCTGGTGGAACCTGCGTCGCGAACTCTCCGTGAGTATCAACCGCCGGAACACCTCCTGGGAAACGATTATCTCAGGTCAGTTTGAAGGCTTTCACCCCGGTCTGCAGATCTGGAAAGGGCGCCACTCCGCAACCGTGGCACTTTCGCGGGGCGTGAATGAAATCAGAGACGAACTACTCGCACTGGCGATGAATCAGGAACGTCATCCCGGTGGTTTTACAGCGCATTGGGCCGGCTCAAAGTCGAGCATACTCCCTCTGGGCTGGAATCGATCGGCGGCATCGGCTGCCTCTTAAGCGTAAGAACTATTCCACATCAAAGAATGATTATCAGCGATTGAATTTTTCAGTCGCTCCATTGTTGAAGAAAAGGATTGAACTCATGAAACGTTTCGGAATTACAATGCTGGGTATCGCATTGATCGCTCTGACAACAGGATGCCAGTGTGGACGTTACGGCAACTGCGGCAGCTGTAACTACGGTCCTTCCATGGCACCAGTCATGCCCTTTGGTGGCGGTGGATGCTCAACCGGTAACTGTGGTGTCGGTGCTCCGACTTACGCACCTCAGGGAGCCTACAACACCTACGATACTTATCAGTCCACAGCAGCTGCTCCTGTCATCCAGGGATCAGTACCAGCTACCGCTTCTGCTCCACTTGACCCGCTGCCCATGTATTAAGATGCATGTGATAGCGGCTGTGCAGTGGCGTCTGGTCGTCTCGGCCTGAGACGGGTCGACAGGCACGACAACACGTTCGTGGCCTGCGCCGCGGCTGACCAGACGCTGGAAAAAACGCGAACAATGCCATTGTTCGCGGGGATAAGGATTGTATCTCCCGTTCGGCCTTGCTATACAGTTAGTTATGTATATGGCGTCCCTCCCTGCGCGCTCTTCGCAGAGACTGGAGCACCGTCATCGACTGATTTCTGAACTGTGTATCATACCCCGCCGGGTACATCAAATTATGGCTGCGTTGCAAATCGTCAATTATCCCCATCCCGCCCTCCGCTGGAAATCCAAACCCATTAAAAGCATCACGCCTGAACTGCGCGATATCGTCAAAACGATGTTCGAGCTCATGTATCAGGCACGGGGCATCGGACTGGCAGCCAACCAGGTTGCACTTCCGTATCGATTGTTTGTGATCAACCTGACTTCCGATCCCGGCGAAAAAGAGGAAGAGTTTGTCTTCATCAACCCGGAAATTACCAAACGCAAAGGGACGGCCGAAGGGGAAGAAGGCTGCCTGAGTCTCCCCCAGCTTTACGGCGACGTCAAACGATCCGAAGAAATTACCGTGGAAGCTTACGATCTCAACGGACAGCTGTTTGAGAT is a window from the Gimesia benthica genome containing:
- the def gene encoding peptide deformylase, yielding MAALQIVNYPHPALRWKSKPIKSITPELRDIVKTMFELMYQARGIGLAANQVALPYRLFVINLTSDPGEKEEEFVFINPEITKRKGTAEGEEGCLSLPQLYGDVKRSEEITVEAYDLNGQLFEITLDDLAARAVQHEYDHIEGVMFTDRMVEAKKAELEAQIADFEAQFRHQQDRGEIASDEELRKQLAQLELELD
- a CDS encoding sugar nucleotide-binding protein, translated to METVLVIGLDTVAGANIATCLSSRYRVVGLTSATPVSLQGCETHTYQEDDVETTQHWMSVVRPDWVVYCGVAANSSWSVDPAKFSTKDPVLAARNWVSAAELHSARFTHISSDAVFTGPWMFHEEDCQGMCESPEAELVRAIEREVSLCNNTLIIRTNVFGWTPAAYGTGQVEQLVQSLQDGSYSDLDCYRHGTPLLATDLAAIIEHAYQERLTGTFHVAGGERISPLEFVQRLAKQFELTVPLLPRATVMNERATGFANGETSLHTRKIRRALSISMPMLDDGLQRLFDQQTNGYLNRLNNEPMRYYEQEIAA